From Apium graveolens cultivar Ventura chromosome 9, ASM990537v1, whole genome shotgun sequence, the proteins below share one genomic window:
- the LOC141683059 gene encoding uncharacterized protein LOC141683059, whose translation MKHNSNTSILASSTMSSQTHFVFTLVYACFVLFCDDVIVHAHKEAFRAQDVLPFLPRQVAWPILNSLNSAVDLMPTFVGAASMINNSSGWKGACFYENNAWMEFHNKTGSQFGGGTLHLKVSSAHSWTCMDLYVFATPYRVTWDYYFIAREHTLEFAEWEGKAEYEYVKRKGVSIFLMQAGMLGTLQALWEVYPLFTNTQWGENSNIAFIEKHMEASFEARPQPWYTNISVDDIHSGDFLAISKIRGRWGAFETLEKWVSGAYAGHSAVCLKDSEGKLWVGESGHEDENGEDIIAILPWEDWWEFELNKDDSNPHIALLPLHPDLRARFNDTAAWEYARSMTGQPYGYHNMIFSWIDTVDQNYPPPLDAHLIASFMTVWNQLQPEYAANMWNEALNKRLGTKGLGLSEILVEVERLGSSFGELLAIPEQDDWTYSDGKSASCIAYVLGVYKAAGLFGSISDSIQITEFTIRDAYTLNFFENNSSRLPKWCNDGDTVKLPYCQIKGKYRMELPEYNTVEPYSRMNEKCPSMAPKYWRQKNC comes from the exons ATGAAACACAACTCAAACACTTCAATTCTTGCTTCTTCCACCATGTCTTCACAAACCCATTTCGTTTTTACACTTGTTTATGCTTGTTTTGTGTTGTTTTGTGATGATGTTATTGTACATGCCCACAAAGAAGCGTTTCGTGCACAAGATGTGTTGCCGTTTTTGCCGAGGCAAGTTGCGTGGCCGATTCTTAACTCGCTCAATTCGGCCGTCGATCTTATGCCCACGTTTGTGGGAGCGGCGTCCATGATTAACAACTCTTCCGGGTGGAAAGGGGCCTGTTTTTATGAGAATAATGCTTGGATGGAGTTTCATAATAAAACTGGTAGTCAATTTGGTGGTGGCACTCTTCATCTTAAG GTTAGTAGCGCCCATAGTTGGACATGTATGGATTTATATGTCTTTGCAACTCCATATCGTGTGACATGGGATTACTATTTTATAGCTCGTGAACATACCCTTGAGTTTGCGGAGTGGGAAGGGAAAGCTGAGTATGAATAT GTTAAAAGAAAGGGAGTATCGATTTTCCTCATGCAAGCAGGGATGCTTGGAACACTTCAAGCGCTCTGGGAAGTGTACCCCTTGTTCACAAATACTCAATGGGGTGAAAATTCTAATATTGCATTTATCGAGAAGCATATGGAGGCTTCCTTTGAAGCACGTCCTCAACCATGGTATACTAATATTAGTGTTGATGACATACACTCTGGAGACTTCCTGGCAATATCAAAAATACGAGGCAGGTGGGGTGCATTTGAGACTCTAGAGAAGTGGGTATCAGGAGCATATGCGGGTCACTCTGCAGTTTGTTTAAAGGATTCTGAAGGCAAGCTATGGGTTGGGGAATCAGGTCATGAAGATGAGAAC GGGGAAGATATTATCGCAATATTACCCTGGGAGGACTGGTGGGAATTTGAGCTGAATAAAGATGATTCCAATCCACACATAGCTTTACTTCCGTTGCATCCTGATCTTCGTGCCAGGTTCAATGATACTGCTGCATGGGAGTATGCTAGAAGCATGACTGGTCAGCCATATGgttatcataatatgatatttaGCTGGATTGACACAGTTGATCAAAATTATCCTCCTCCCTTGGATGCTCATTTG ATTGCTTCTTTCATGACTGTGTGGAATCAGTTACAACCTGAATATGCTGCTAACATGTGGAATGAAGCATTGAACAAGCGACTTGGTACAAAG GGACTTGGCCTTTCTGAAATTCTTGTAGAAGTTGAAAGACTTGGATCGTCTTTTGGTGAATTGCTGGCAATTCCTGAACAGGACGACTGGACATACAGCGATGGAAAATCTGCTTCATGCATTGCTTATGTTCTCGGAGTATACAAGGCAGCAGGGCTGTTTGGTTCAATATCAGACTCAATCCAAATAACTGAATTCACA ATCAGAGATGCCTACACGCTCAACTTTTTCGAGAATAACTCGAGCCGCCTTCCCAAGTGGTGCAACGATGGGGACACGGTAAAGCTTCCTTATTGCCAAATTAAAGGAAAGTATAGGATGGAATTACCTGAATACAATACAGTTGAGCCGTATTCCCGTATGAATGAAAAGTGCCCATCCATGGCCCCAAAATACTGGAGGCAGAAGAATTGCTGA